In Agromyces sp. SYSU T00194, a genomic segment contains:
- a CDS encoding SHOCT domain-containing protein codes for MYGNSLMGWNVLAFVVIVIVILLVLGGLVALVLWAVRASSRPTPGPVAHASGLAVPAADGPKPVASTTLLRELADLRDQEIITPEEFEAKKAEILGRL; via the coding sequence ATGTACGGCAACAGCCTCATGGGATGGAACGTCCTCGCCTTCGTCGTGATCGTCATCGTGATCCTGCTGGTACTCGGCGGGCTGGTCGCGCTCGTCCTCTGGGCGGTGCGCGCGTCGAGCCGGCCCACGCCGGGCCCGGTCGCCCACGCCAGCGGGCTCGCGGTTCCCGCGGCCGATGGGCCGAAGCCCGTCGCGTCCACGACGCTGCTGCGCGAGCTCGCCGACCTGCGCGACCAGGAGATCATCACGCCCGAGGAGTTCGAGGCGAAGAAGGCCGAGATCCTCGGCAGGTTGTAG
- a CDS encoding nuclear transport factor 2 family protein, with translation MTDETTAFDDVAADATLDRYIAAAEARDGTAAGECLADDAVFRSATTTAFEYVGRDDIAEMESATLAEFGEVRCIARSGSGDTRLVVFAFTLAGVEGQDAKLLRFAPDGRISEVTAFVRPLPALAQIPARVAPSIARRSGRRGLARMLALSSRPVAAMLRSGDASMSPKLDPARQR, from the coding sequence ATGACCGACGAGACGACCGCGTTCGACGACGTCGCCGCCGACGCCACCCTCGACCGGTACATCGCGGCCGCCGAAGCGCGCGACGGCACGGCCGCGGGGGAGTGCCTGGCCGACGACGCGGTGTTCCGTTCTGCGACGACCACGGCGTTCGAGTACGTCGGGCGCGACGACATCGCCGAGATGGAGTCGGCGACGCTCGCGGAGTTCGGCGAGGTGCGCTGCATCGCCCGCAGCGGCAGCGGCGACACCCGCCTGGTCGTCTTCGCGTTCACGCTCGCGGGGGTCGAGGGGCAGGATGCGAAGCTGCTGAGGTTCGCGCCCGACGGGCGCATCAGCGAGGTGACGGCGTTCGTGCGCCCGCTGCCGGCGCTCGCGCAGATCCCGGCGCGGGTCGCGCCGTCGATCGCCCGCCGGTCGGGCCGGCGTGGGCTGGCCCGCATGCTCGCGCTGTCGTCGCGACCGGTCGCGGCGATGCTGCGCTCGGGCGACGCGTCGATGTCGCCGAAGCTCGACCCGGCCCGGCAGCGCTGA
- a CDS encoding LLM class flavin-dependent oxidoreductase, whose protein sequence is MRYGFVVTGSDPNLAVELAPLIEQHGWDGMFVWEGIWATDPWSVLAAAAMRTERIRLGTILTPLPRRRPWELASQTATVDALSGGRTVLSVGLGVPAEVEQRFWLFEDDPGRRIRAEHLDEGLEMLEHLWRGEPFAYAGTHYRAARTETMLPAPTVQRPRIPTWVVGVWPRMRSMRRVARYDGWIPNYAPPGASVVDAEQQAAAYTPEVAAEAISWIRAERERLGLADRPFDVVQEGRTTGTDGLADAAAVRPWIDAGATWWMEADWSVPEERVADAARERIAAGPPRV, encoded by the coding sequence ATGCGCTACGGCTTCGTCGTCACCGGGTCCGACCCGAACCTCGCCGTCGAGCTCGCCCCGCTCATCGAGCAGCACGGGTGGGACGGCATGTTCGTGTGGGAGGGCATCTGGGCGACCGACCCGTGGTCGGTACTCGCCGCCGCGGCGATGCGCACCGAGCGCATCCGCCTCGGCACCATACTGACCCCGCTGCCGCGCCGCCGCCCGTGGGAGCTCGCGAGCCAGACCGCCACGGTCGACGCCCTCTCGGGCGGGCGCACCGTGCTGTCGGTCGGGCTCGGGGTGCCGGCCGAGGTCGAGCAGCGGTTCTGGCTGTTCGAGGACGACCCCGGCCGCCGCATCCGCGCCGAGCACCTCGACGAGGGGCTCGAGATGCTCGAGCACCTCTGGCGCGGCGAGCCGTTCGCCTACGCGGGCACCCACTATCGCGCTGCGCGCACCGAGACGATGCTGCCGGCCCCGACCGTGCAGCGCCCGCGCATCCCGACCTGGGTCGTCGGCGTCTGGCCGCGCATGCGGTCGATGCGGCGGGTCGCCCGGTACGACGGGTGGATCCCGAACTACGCCCCGCCCGGGGCATCCGTCGTCGACGCCGAGCAGCAGGCCGCCGCATACACGCCGGAGGTCGCCGCCGAGGCGATCTCGTGGATCCGCGCCGAGCGCGAGCGCCTCGGCCTCGCCGACCGGCCGTTCGACGTGGTGCAGGAGGGCCGCACGACCGGCACCGACGGGCTGGCGGATGCCGCAGCCGTGCGCCCGTGGATAGACGCGGGCGCCACGTGGTGGATGGAGGCCGACTGGTCGGTCCCTGAGGAGCGGGTGGCGGATGCCGCGCGCGAGCGCATCGCCGCCGGGCCGCCGCGCGTGTGA
- a CDS encoding heme oxygenase (biliverdin-producing) has translation MTSDTALLDATDAAPLDVAALIRSASADDHRAAESRGFVTRLMAGELSLGGYARYLAQLAWVYEALESWEPRAGDPAIFDPALARMPAIESDLVALGVTDRRATHKALPATAGYAAHLRGIVARHDVVEYLAHHYTRYLGDLSGGQAIAALIARHYGATPEQLGFARFEGIEAPVPFKRRYREGINALRLPGTSVDRLIAEVRQSFALNSAVFDALGA, from the coding sequence ATGACGAGCGACACCGCCCTCCTCGACGCGACCGACGCGGCGCCGCTCGACGTCGCCGCCCTGATCCGCAGCGCATCGGCCGACGATCACCGGGCGGCGGAGTCGCGCGGGTTCGTGACGCGCCTCATGGCCGGCGAGCTCTCCCTCGGCGGGTACGCCCGCTACCTCGCCCAGCTCGCCTGGGTCTACGAGGCGCTCGAGTCGTGGGAGCCGCGTGCGGGCGACCCTGCGATCTTCGACCCAGCACTCGCACGGATGCCCGCGATCGAGTCCGACCTCGTCGCGCTGGGCGTCACCGACCGGCGCGCGACCCACAAGGCTCTGCCCGCGACCGCCGGCTATGCGGCCCACCTGCGCGGCATCGTCGCCCGGCATGACGTGGTGGAGTACCTCGCGCACCACTACACGCGGTACCTCGGCGACCTGTCGGGCGGGCAGGCGATCGCCGCGCTCATCGCTCGGCACTACGGCGCGACGCCCGAACAGCTCGGCTTCGCACGGTTCGAGGGAATCGAAGCACCCGTGCCGTTCAAGCGCCGCTACCGCGAGGGCATCAACGCGCTACGGCTGCCCGGGACATCCGTCGACCGCCTCATCGCCGAGGTGCGCCAGTCGTTCGCGCTGAACAGCGCGGTCTTCGACGCGCTCGGGGCCTGA
- a CDS encoding DedA family protein, producing MSPTALLPFLDPETIIAAAGPWALLVVCVIVFAETGLLVGFLLPGDTLLIIAGLLTHTSLVFGLDIWWVCLAIGFAAFVGGEVGYLIGHKFGPSVFERKESGIFSVKNVERTNAFFARFGAMAVILARFVPIVRTFTPVAAGVGHMDYRKYSLYNLIGALLWGVGLTYFGYVIAYIPWIRDFVREYIDLILLVAVGLTAAVTLFHYWQSSRRAHRAEAAGEDVVTDEFEARELVLDQETLEHGHHEHGHGHGHHEHPRDDDRD from the coding sequence ATGAGCCCGACCGCGCTCCTGCCGTTCCTCGACCCGGAGACGATCATCGCCGCCGCCGGGCCATGGGCGCTGCTCGTCGTGTGCGTCATCGTCTTCGCCGAGACCGGCCTGCTGGTCGGCTTCCTGCTGCCGGGCGACACGCTGCTCATCATCGCCGGGCTGCTGACCCACACCTCGCTCGTCTTCGGGCTCGACATCTGGTGGGTGTGCCTCGCGATCGGGTTCGCCGCGTTCGTCGGCGGCGAGGTCGGCTACCTGATCGGCCACAAGTTCGGACCGAGCGTCTTCGAACGCAAGGAGTCGGGCATCTTCAGCGTCAAGAACGTCGAGCGCACGAACGCGTTCTTCGCGCGCTTCGGCGCGATGGCGGTGATCCTCGCCCGGTTCGTGCCGATCGTGCGCACGTTCACGCCGGTCGCCGCGGGCGTCGGCCACATGGACTACCGCAAGTACTCGCTCTACAACCTCATCGGCGCGCTGCTCTGGGGCGTCGGGCTCACCTACTTCGGGTACGTCATCGCGTACATCCCGTGGATCCGCGACTTCGTGCGCGAGTACATCGACCTCATCCTGCTCGTCGCGGTCGGCCTCACCGCGGCCGTCACGCTGTTCCACTACTGGCAGTCGAGCCGGCGGGCCCACCGCGCCGAGGCCGCCGGGGAGGACGTCGTCACCGACGAGTTCGAGGCGCGCGAGCTCGTGCTCGACCAGGAGACGCTCGAGCACGGCCACCACGAGCACGGGCACGGGCACGGGCACCACGAGCACCCGCGCGACGACGACCGCGACTGA
- a CDS encoding cation diffusion facilitator family transporter: MGHDHDHARTANRTRLGIAIAIVASVLLLEVAGALLSGSLALLADAGHMLSDLIGLIIALVAVIVAGRPATDRQTYGYQRVEVFAALLNSVILLVIAGSVTVEAVGRLVRADAAEPAGLPMMIVAVVGLVANIAALLVLRAGATSSINMRGAYLEVLGDTLGSIAVIVAAGVILLTGFGAADAIASLVIAALIVPRALLLLRDVMRVLSESAPPETSVAEIRAHILRTAGVVEVHDVHVWAITSGSHVFTAHVVVEPELLAEGRASALLDELGGCLAEHFDVEHSTFQLEPAGHQERTQHP, encoded by the coding sequence ATGGGACACGACCACGACCACGCGCGCACCGCGAATCGCACCCGGCTGGGCATCGCGATCGCCATCGTCGCGTCGGTGCTCCTGCTCGAGGTCGCAGGCGCCCTGCTGAGCGGTTCGCTCGCCCTGCTCGCCGACGCCGGGCACATGCTCTCCGACCTCATCGGGCTCATCATCGCGCTCGTCGCCGTGATCGTCGCCGGGCGTCCCGCGACCGACCGGCAGACCTACGGCTACCAGCGCGTCGAGGTCTTCGCCGCGCTGCTGAACTCGGTGATCCTGCTCGTGATCGCCGGGTCGGTCACGGTCGAGGCGGTCGGGCGCTTGGTGCGAGCGGATGCTGCCGAGCCGGCCGGGCTGCCGATGATGATCGTCGCCGTCGTGGGTCTCGTCGCCAACATCGCCGCGCTGCTCGTGCTGCGCGCCGGCGCGACGTCGTCGATCAACATGCGCGGCGCCTACCTCGAGGTGCTCGGCGACACCCTCGGGTCGATCGCGGTGATCGTGGCGGCCGGAGTGATCCTGCTGACGGGCTTCGGCGCGGCCGATGCCATCGCGTCGCTCGTGATCGCCGCGCTCATCGTGCCGCGCGCGTTGCTGCTGCTGCGCGACGTCATGCGCGTGCTCAGCGAGTCGGCGCCGCCCGAGACGTCGGTCGCCGAGATCCGCGCGCACATCCTCCGCACCGCCGGCGTCGTCGAGGTGCACGACGTGCACGTCTGGGCCATCACGTCGGGCTCCCACGTCTTCACCGCACACGTCGTGGTCGAGCCCGAGCTGCTCGCCGAGGGCCGGGCATCCGCGCTCCTCGACGAGCTGGGCGGATGCCTCGCGGAGCACTTCGACGTGGAGCACTCCACGTTCCAGCTCGAGCCCGCCGGGCACCAGGAGCGCACGCAGCACCCGTGA
- the rdgB gene encoding RdgB/HAM1 family non-canonical purine NTP pyrophosphatase, producing the protein MEIVLATHNAHKVEEFQRIIGERMPGITVLAYDGPEPVEDGTSFAENAFIKARTAAAHTGRIALADDSGIAVDVMGGSPGIFSARWAGPGAGAVANLELLLAQLSDLVDPSKRAASFHCTIALVVPEGAGEPEEFAAVGVWPGRLATEASGAHGFGYDPVFVPDGHEVTAAELTPEQKNAESHRARAFAALLPELERVAATA; encoded by the coding sequence ATGGAGATCGTGCTCGCGACGCACAACGCGCACAAGGTCGAGGAGTTCCAGCGCATCATCGGCGAGCGGATGCCCGGCATCACCGTGCTGGCGTACGACGGCCCCGAACCCGTGGAGGACGGCACCAGCTTCGCCGAGAACGCGTTCATCAAGGCCCGCACCGCGGCCGCGCACACCGGGCGCATCGCGCTCGCCGACGACTCGGGCATCGCGGTCGACGTGATGGGCGGGTCGCCGGGCATCTTCTCGGCGCGCTGGGCGGGTCCGGGAGCCGGGGCGGTCGCGAACCTGGAGCTGCTGCTCGCGCAGCTGTCCGACCTCGTCGACCCGTCCAAGCGGGCCGCGTCGTTCCACTGCACGATCGCGCTGGTCGTGCCCGAGGGTGCGGGCGAGCCCGAGGAGTTCGCCGCGGTCGGCGTGTGGCCGGGACGGCTCGCGACCGAGGCATCCGGCGCCCACGGCTTCGGGTACGACCCCGTCTTCGTGCCCGACGGGCACGAAGTGACCGCGGCCGAGCTCACCCCCGAGCAGAAGAACGCCGAGAGCCACCGGGCGCGCGCGTTCGCGGCGCTGCTGCCCGAGCTGGAGCGCGTCGCCGCCACCGCGTGA
- the rph gene encoding ribonuclease PH produces MTDQPDLLRADGRTPADLRDVTIERGWSEHAEGSALISFGRTKVLCTASFTNGVPRWLTGKGKGWVTAEYAMLPRSTNSRNDREAVKGKIGGRTHEISRLIGRSLRSVVDMKALGENTVVLDCDVLQADGGTRTAAITGAYVALADALEWGREHQFIGKKAVPLTDSVSAISVGIIDRVPMLDLAYVEDVRAETDMNVVATGSGAFVEVQGTAEGAPFDRAELDALLDLALAGTRELAEIQRAVLAAARA; encoded by the coding sequence ATGACCGACCAGCCCGACCTGCTGCGCGCCGACGGGCGCACGCCCGCAGACCTCCGCGACGTCACCATCGAGCGCGGCTGGAGCGAGCACGCCGAGGGCTCCGCGCTCATCTCGTTCGGCCGCACCAAGGTGCTCTGCACCGCCTCGTTCACGAACGGCGTGCCCCGCTGGCTCACAGGCAAGGGCAAGGGGTGGGTGACGGCCGAGTACGCGATGCTCCCGCGCTCGACGAACTCCCGCAACGACCGCGAGGCGGTCAAGGGCAAGATCGGCGGGCGCACGCACGAGATCTCGCGCCTCATCGGCCGGAGCCTGCGCTCGGTCGTCGACATGAAGGCGCTCGGCGAGAACACCGTCGTGCTCGACTGCGACGTGCTGCAGGCCGACGGCGGCACCCGCACCGCCGCCATCACGGGCGCCTACGTGGCGCTGGCCGACGCGCTCGAGTGGGGCCGCGAGCACCAGTTCATCGGCAAGAAGGCCGTGCCGCTCACCGACTCGGTGTCGGCCATCTCGGTGGGCATCATCGACCGCGTGCCCATGCTCGACCTCGCCTACGTCGAGGACGTGCGCGCCGAGACCGACATGAACGTCGTCGCGACCGGCTCCGGTGCCTTCGTCGAGGTGCAGGGCACCGCCGAGGGGGCGCCGTTCGACCGCGCCGAGCTCGACGCGCTGCTCGACCTGGCGCTGGCCGGCACGCGCGAGCTCGCCGAGATCCAGCGCGCGGTGCTCGCCGCCGCGCGCGCCTAG